One region of Hymenobacter sediminicola genomic DNA includes:
- a CDS encoding LytR/AlgR family response regulator transcription factor produces MALITTQPLRALIIEDEPLAANRLAGLLKKQPQPVEVVGMAESVVEAEALLRALQPAPDVLFLDIHLADGLSFELFERLEIRSPVIFTTAYDKYALRAFKVNSVDYLLKPIAPEELTAALAKLQRQREAAAPQFDAALLARVLQQAQPAKEYKSRFVVRVGEHLKAIPVEQIAYFASLEKVTLLHTREGRRFVVDYTLEQLEQMLDPTEFFRLNRAYLAHAEAIHDIIHYTNSRLQTVLKPTAPDNDTVLVSREKVAAFKAWLDR; encoded by the coding sequence CCACGCAACCACTCCGTGCCCTCATCATCGAAGACGAACCACTGGCTGCCAACCGCTTGGCCGGACTCCTGAAAAAGCAGCCGCAGCCAGTAGAAGTAGTTGGTATGGCCGAATCGGTGGTGGAGGCGGAGGCACTGTTGCGGGCGTTGCAGCCCGCGCCCGACGTGTTGTTTCTGGACATTCATCTGGCCGATGGGCTGAGCTTCGAACTGTTCGAGCGACTCGAAATCCGCAGTCCGGTCATCTTCACTACGGCCTACGACAAGTATGCTCTGCGTGCGTTCAAAGTGAACAGTGTGGACTACCTGCTCAAGCCCATAGCCCCGGAAGAACTGACGGCGGCGCTAGCCAAGCTGCAGCGCCAGCGCGAAGCTGCCGCCCCGCAGTTTGATGCAGCCTTACTGGCGCGAGTACTGCAGCAGGCCCAACCGGCTAAAGAGTATAAGTCGCGGTTTGTAGTGCGGGTGGGCGAGCATCTGAAGGCCATTCCGGTGGAGCAGATAGCCTACTTCGCCAGCCTGGAAAAAGTGACGTTGCTGCATACCCGTGAGGGCCGCCGCTTTGTGGTGGACTACACGCTGGAGCAGCTGGAGCAGATGCTCGACCCTACGGAGTTCTTCCGCCTCAACCGCGCCTATCTGGCCCATGCAGAGGCCATCCACGACATCATCCACTACACTAATTCGCGCCTGCAAACTGTCCTCAAGCCCACCGCCCCCGACAACGACACCGTACTAGTCAGCCGCGAGAAAGTAGCCGCCTTCAAGGCCTGGCTGGACCGCTAA
- a CDS encoding phosphatase PAP2 family protein translates to MLDSLMVRRVAAVVSGLGHPLILVPTMVAFVAVRQWQGAASGWAIGSVLLVVVPIGLWNLRQTRRGTYTNFDVSERKQRNSFYPVLLALLGLATLVLFWQQQADGGFRYGLLAAWGLLLACYLLNFWLKVSLHAAISFFLACVLLRLEPTWGATALVLATLIAASRLVLRRHTLAELVVGSVVGGAAGGGLIRFLSQN, encoded by the coding sequence ATGCTCGACTCGTTGATGGTGCGCCGGGTGGCGGCGGTAGTATCCGGGCTGGGGCACCCGTTGATACTGGTGCCGACGATGGTGGCTTTTGTGGCCGTGCGGCAGTGGCAGGGCGCGGCTTCCGGGTGGGCTATTGGCAGCGTGCTGCTGGTGGTAGTGCCCATCGGCTTGTGGAACCTGCGGCAGACGCGGCGCGGTACCTACACCAACTTCGACGTATCGGAGCGGAAGCAGCGCAACTCCTTTTATCCGGTGCTGCTGGCGTTGCTGGGGCTGGCCACGCTCGTGCTGTTCTGGCAGCAGCAAGCCGACGGCGGGTTCCGGTACGGCCTGCTGGCGGCGTGGGGACTTCTGCTGGCGTGCTACCTGCTAAATTTCTGGCTGAAAGTGTCGTTGCACGCGGCTATTTCCTTTTTCCTAGCCTGCGTGTTGCTACGCCTGGAACCCACCTGGGGCGCAACTGCTCTGGTGCTGGCTACCCTGATTGCCGCTTCGCGGCTTGTGCTGCGCCGACATACGCTGGCCGAGCTGGTAGTCGGCAGCGTGGTTGGCGGGGCAGCGGGTGGCGGGCTGATACGGTTTCTGTCCCAGAACTGA
- a CDS encoding LytR/AlgR family response regulator transcription factor — protein sequence MTILLLEDEYPAAERLQRLLRQAAPEAQMLAVLDSVAGALQWLDSNPAPDLILSDIQLADGLSLEVFEQTVVRSPVIFTTAYDAYAIRAFKANSVDYLLKPVKLTELQAALTKLREWRVPAPTGTTTPPDTATHRLERLLDALPRPDHHYKVRFLVRSGEQLLPVQATQIAWFQSRHETTTLATTDGRRFVVDYTLEQLETLLDPRQFFRLNRQFIAQLPAVQRLHPHFNGKLLLELHPTPNEEVVVSREKAALVKNWLEG from the coding sequence ATGACTATTTTGCTGCTTGAAGACGAATATCCAGCTGCCGAACGGCTCCAGCGCCTGCTGCGCCAGGCTGCCCCCGAGGCGCAGATGCTGGCCGTATTGGATAGCGTGGCTGGGGCCCTGCAGTGGCTGGATTCCAACCCCGCCCCCGACTTAATTCTCAGCGACATTCAATTAGCTGACGGCCTGAGCCTAGAGGTGTTCGAGCAGACTGTAGTGCGCAGTCCGGTCATTTTCACCACTGCCTACGACGCTTATGCCATCCGGGCTTTTAAGGCCAACAGCGTCGACTATCTGTTGAAACCCGTGAAGCTGACTGAATTGCAGGCAGCCCTCACCAAACTACGTGAATGGCGCGTACCAGCGCCCACAGGAACCACAACGCCGCCGGATACCGCCACGCATCGTCTGGAACGCCTGTTGGATGCGCTACCCCGCCCTGACCACCACTACAAGGTCCGCTTTCTGGTACGCAGTGGCGAGCAACTGCTGCCTGTGCAGGCAACCCAAATTGCCTGGTTTCAGAGCCGCCACGAAACTACCACCCTCGCCACCACCGACGGCCGCCGCTTTGTGGTGGACTACACGCTGGAACAGCTGGAAACCCTCCTCGACCCGCGTCAGTTTTTCCGCCTCAACCGCCAGTTCATTGCGCAGCTACCCGCCGTGCAGCGCCTGCACCCGCACTTCAACGGCAAGCTCCTGCTGGAACTACACCCTACCCCAAATGAAGAAGTAGTCGTAAGCCGGGAGAAAGCAGCGCTGGTAAAAAACTGGCTGGAAGGCTAA
- a CDS encoding sensor histidine kinase codes for MPLPALRPTTFMNDRWFLLIGIPVLALLALLPRGLIHVRSVTDFLVAWVTSTAVTATFWLAGRALWRALLRRFPSVEQTTRRLWWLALINTSITALVTLGIGLLAAWSQGGHLTAGTYLFEFGLNMVPTVVIQLIYESWHLFQQWARNVRRAEQLQSAGVQSQLEALQSQLDPHFLFNSLNTLSALIEPENEPAQQFVEQLADVYRYVLLARDKPTVPLSEELQFVDTYLALHKARFRDNLHVTRTIPDYLLTHHVAPLSVQLLVENALKHNVASREHPLELRLQAEADCYLVVENTLRPRLAGLAPGTGTGLRNVRHRYELLQAAQPVSVTTTDGWFRVLLPLLPAR; via the coding sequence ATGCCGCTACCCGCCTTACGCCCCACCACTTTCATGAACGACCGGTGGTTTCTGCTCATCGGCATCCCGGTACTGGCGCTGCTGGCACTGCTGCCTCGGGGCCTGATACACGTGCGCTCCGTGACGGATTTTTTGGTCGCCTGGGTGACTTCAACGGCGGTTACGGCTACGTTCTGGCTGGCGGGCCGGGCGTTGTGGCGGGCGTTGCTCCGGCGTTTTCCGAGTGTAGAGCAAACCACCCGGCGCCTTTGGTGGCTGGCCCTCATCAACACCTCCATCACGGCCCTTGTTACGCTCGGCATCGGGCTGTTGGCGGCCTGGTCGCAGGGCGGGCACCTCACGGCAGGCACATATCTGTTCGAGTTTGGCCTGAACATGGTGCCTACAGTCGTGATTCAGCTTATCTATGAAAGCTGGCACCTGTTTCAGCAATGGGCCCGGAACGTGCGCCGTGCCGAACAGTTGCAAAGTGCCGGCGTACAGAGCCAGCTCGAAGCCCTCCAAAGCCAGCTTGACCCGCACTTTCTCTTCAACTCGCTCAACACGCTGTCGGCCCTGATTGAGCCCGAAAACGAGCCAGCCCAGCAATTCGTGGAGCAGCTTGCCGATGTGTACCGCTACGTACTGCTGGCCCGCGACAAACCCACTGTGCCGCTTAGTGAGGAACTGCAATTTGTCGATACCTATCTGGCCTTGCACAAAGCCCGTTTCCGCGACAATCTGCACGTGACCCGCACTATTCCGGACTACCTGCTGACCCACCATGTGGCCCCACTCAGCGTGCAGTTGCTCGTGGAAAATGCTCTGAAGCACAATGTAGCCTCGCGGGAGCATCCCTTAGAACTGCGCCTGCAAGCTGAAGCCGACTGCTACTTAGTAGTTGAGAATACGCTGAGGCCCCGTCTGGCTGGCCTCGCGCCGGGTACCGGCACGGGCCTACGCAACGTACGCCACCGGTACGAGCTGTTGCAGGCGGCGCAGCCCGTCAGCGTGACGACTACTGACGGCTGGTTCCGGGTGCTGTTGCCGCTACTGCCAGCTCGGTAG
- a CDS encoding alpha/beta fold hydrolase: MAAFHYSFRTILLGLFLLTVSLSHAQQATGKLTNGPTTLLTSDSVQLYVRVAGQGTPCVFVHGGPGAGSYSFEKLGGNRLEDQLRLIYFDQRGSGRSASSSRQHYSMARMVQDLEELRQHLGLEKWVVMAHSFGGTIATAYATQYPQRVQALVLVNAVLNPPASLESMLHYGNSLLPAAAQPSPSVPMMQRVGMVMGALQQQRLAWKLQFSADSMAARAGRVSRAVAANQDFATQVFSGKLPDYGQDFVPATATLMMPVLNIVGQDDRTTGATPTTFRFPKQQTVTLPGKHNSFLEQPAAFRQAVVSFVQKLPR, translated from the coding sequence ATGGCTGCCTTTCACTATTCCTTCCGCACAATCCTACTGGGTCTGTTCCTGCTTACCGTTTCTCTCAGCCACGCCCAGCAAGCAACCGGCAAGCTTACCAACGGCCCCACTACCCTGCTCACCTCCGACTCGGTGCAACTATATGTGCGGGTAGCGGGCCAAGGCACCCCCTGCGTGTTTGTGCACGGCGGACCGGGCGCGGGCAGCTACTCGTTTGAGAAGCTGGGCGGCAACCGCCTCGAAGACCAGCTCCGCCTGATCTACTTCGACCAGCGCGGCAGTGGCCGCTCGGCCAGCTCTTCCCGCCAGCACTACTCCATGGCGCGCATGGTGCAGGATCTGGAAGAGTTGCGGCAGCACCTTGGGCTGGAAAAGTGGGTGGTAATGGCGCATTCGTTCGGCGGCACTATTGCCACGGCCTATGCCACTCAGTACCCGCAACGGGTACAGGCGCTGGTACTGGTGAATGCCGTGCTGAATCCGCCGGCTTCGCTGGAAAGCATGCTGCACTACGGCAATTCCCTGCTGCCGGCCGCCGCACAGCCTAGCCCCAGCGTGCCCATGATGCAGCGCGTAGGGATGGTGATGGGGGCTTTACAGCAGCAAAGATTGGCTTGGAAGCTGCAGTTTTCCGCCGATTCTATGGCTGCCCGCGCCGGCCGTGTTAGTCGCGCGGTGGCTGCCAATCAGGATTTTGCCACGCAGGTATTCAGCGGTAAGCTTCCCGACTACGGCCAGGATTTTGTTCCGGCCACAGCCACGCTAATGATGCCGGTACTGAACATTGTAGGCCAAGATGACCGTACGACGGGTGCTACGCCCACTACATTCCGGTTTCCGAAACAGCAGACCGTGACGCTGCCCGGCAAGCACAATTCGTTTCTGGAGCAGCCAGCGGCGTTCCGGCAGGCGGTAGTTAGCTTCGTGCAGAAACTCCCGCGCTAA
- a CDS encoding ABA4-like family protein, with translation MLLTPDFLFSLANPVAMLGWALLVLAPRWSFTRRLVLSGALPLVLAAAYALLIGSHYLGPHASEGGFSSLQQVAALFRSPWALLAGWVHYLCFDLGMGIWESLDARRRGVPHLLLVPCLLLTFLFGPVGLLLYALVRRFYPRAASVSAASVSAAVL, from the coding sequence ATGCTGCTCACTCCCGACTTTTTATTTTCGCTGGCTAACCCGGTTGCCATGCTGGGCTGGGCGCTGCTGGTACTGGCCCCACGCTGGAGCTTCACGCGGCGGCTAGTGCTGAGCGGGGCATTACCACTGGTGCTGGCCGCGGCCTACGCGCTTCTGATTGGGAGCCACTACCTGGGGCCGCACGCGTCAGAAGGTGGGTTCAGTTCGCTGCAGCAGGTAGCGGCGCTGTTCCGCAGCCCGTGGGCCTTGCTGGCCGGCTGGGTACATTATCTGTGCTTCGATTTGGGTATGGGCATCTGGGAAAGCCTGGATGCGCGGCGGCGTGGCGTGCCCCATCTACTGCTGGTGCCGTGCTTGCTGCTTACGTTTCTGTTTGGGCCGGTAGGGCTACTGCTCTACGCCTTGGTGCGGCGCTTCTATCCGCGCGCTGCCTCTGTGTCTGCCGCTTCGGTTTCTGCTGCTGTCCTTTAG
- a CDS encoding dipeptidyl-peptidase 3 family protein — MKRTRISVAALLLASQLGGGCASTSSTTTTPTTAVSTATTEAASQLATAVAAEPAPAASTPTTPPFEVVSEQFADLRILRYQVPGFEALSAQQKELLYYLYEAALSGRDIIYDQNYKHNLRVLRTLEAVWAANEERRTASTNQQQIAHANGFATYTKRVWFSNGIHHHYSTRKFVPECTPAYFKELIFATDSKLLPLEKGESVNQFVASMTPILFDPNVAAKRVNQEAGKDLLKTSAMNFYEGVSQAEAEAYYKKKINQKDPQPISYGLNSKLVKDKQGVVQERVWRVEGMYSRSLKQIVFWLKKATDVAENPEQKLALQKLVEYYQSGDLKKWDEYNIAWVHDTKSLTDVVNGFIEVYGDPLGYRASYESVVSFKDLEATKRISAIGDEAQWFEDNSPIKSEHKKKNVVGITAKVITTVVEAGDAAPSTPIGINLPNATWIRKEHGSKSVNLGNIVDAYGAADAGGMLDEFAYDEAEKQRARQYAGLAGKLHTDMHEVIGHASGQINKGVGTPKETLKSYASALEEARADLVALYYLPDAKLQQLGVVPSADVAKAEYDNYIRNGLMTQLVRLQLGETVEEAHMRNRQMVAKWVFEKGKQEKVVEKVMRDGKTYFRVNDYEKLRGLFGQLLRELQRITSEGDYAAGKALIETYGVKVDPVLHKEVLARYATLNIAPYAGFIQPRLVPVEQDGKIVDVKVEYPTDFAKQMLDYGRKYRLLPNYN; from the coding sequence ATGAAGCGTACCCGTATTTCTGTGGCGGCGCTGCTGCTGGCTTCTCAGCTTGGCGGCGGCTGTGCCAGCACTTCCAGCACCACTACTACCCCCACCACTGCCGTCAGCACGGCCACTACGGAGGCTGCAAGTCAGCTGGCTACGGCCGTAGCGGCAGAGCCGGCACCAGCAGCGTCTACCCCCACCACGCCGCCGTTTGAGGTGGTGAGCGAGCAGTTTGCTGATTTGCGCATTCTGCGCTACCAGGTGCCCGGATTCGAGGCCCTGAGCGCGCAGCAGAAAGAGCTGCTCTATTACCTCTACGAGGCGGCACTGAGCGGACGCGACATCATCTACGACCAGAATTACAAGCACAACCTGCGCGTGCTACGTACGCTGGAAGCGGTGTGGGCCGCTAACGAAGAGCGCCGCACGGCCAGCACTAACCAGCAGCAGATTGCCCACGCCAACGGCTTTGCCACCTACACCAAGCGAGTGTGGTTTAGCAACGGCATTCATCACCACTACAGCACCCGCAAGTTTGTGCCGGAATGCACGCCGGCCTACTTCAAGGAGTTGATTTTTGCCACCGACTCCAAGCTGCTGCCGCTGGAAAAAGGCGAGTCGGTAAACCAGTTTGTGGCCTCGATGACGCCTATCCTGTTCGACCCGAACGTGGCGGCCAAGCGCGTAAACCAAGAGGCCGGTAAGGACCTGCTAAAGACGTCGGCCATGAACTTCTACGAAGGCGTGAGCCAGGCCGAAGCTGAGGCGTACTACAAGAAGAAAATCAACCAGAAAGACCCGCAGCCCATTTCCTACGGCCTCAACTCGAAGCTGGTGAAGGACAAGCAGGGCGTGGTGCAGGAGCGGGTGTGGCGCGTAGAAGGCATGTACAGCCGCTCCCTGAAGCAGATAGTGTTCTGGCTCAAAAAAGCTACCGACGTAGCCGAAAATCCTGAACAGAAGCTGGCGCTGCAGAAGCTGGTGGAATACTACCAGTCCGGCGACCTGAAGAAGTGGGACGAGTACAACATAGCCTGGGTGCACGATACCAAGTCGCTAACGGATGTGGTGAACGGCTTCATCGAAGTGTACGGCGACCCGCTCGGCTACCGGGCCTCCTACGAGTCGGTGGTGTCGTTCAAGGATCTGGAGGCGACGAAGCGCATCAGTGCCATCGGCGACGAGGCCCAGTGGTTCGAGGACAATTCGCCGATCAAGTCTGAGCACAAAAAGAAAAACGTGGTGGGCATCACGGCTAAGGTGATTACGACGGTAGTAGAAGCCGGTGATGCCGCGCCCAGCACGCCCATCGGCATCAACCTGCCCAACGCCACCTGGATTCGCAAAGAGCACGGCTCGAAGTCGGTAAACCTGGGCAACATTGTGGATGCTTACGGCGCGGCCGATGCTGGTGGCATGCTCGACGAGTTTGCTTACGACGAAGCTGAGAAGCAGCGCGCCCGGCAGTATGCGGGCCTGGCCGGCAAGCTCCACACGGATATGCACGAAGTAATCGGGCATGCTTCGGGCCAGATCAACAAAGGCGTAGGCACACCCAAGGAAACCCTGAAAAGCTACGCTTCGGCGCTGGAAGAAGCCCGCGCTGACCTCGTGGCCCTTTACTACCTACCCGATGCCAAACTTCAGCAATTGGGCGTGGTGCCTTCGGCTGATGTAGCCAAAGCCGAGTACGACAACTACATCCGCAACGGCCTGATGACCCAGCTTGTGCGGCTGCAGCTGGGCGAAACCGTGGAGGAAGCCCACATGCGCAACCGCCAGATGGTGGCCAAATGGGTGTTTGAGAAAGGCAAGCAGGAGAAAGTGGTGGAGAAGGTGATGCGCGACGGCAAAACCTACTTCCGCGTGAACGACTATGAGAAGCTACGTGGCCTGTTTGGGCAGTTGCTGCGCGAGTTGCAGCGCATCACGAGTGAAGGCGACTACGCCGCCGGCAAAGCCCTCATCGAAACCTACGGCGTGAAAGTAGACCCTGTGCTGCACAAGGAAGTGCTGGCTCGCTACGCCACGCTCAACATAGCGCCCTATGCTGGCTTCATTCAGCCGCGCTTGGTGCCGGTGGAGCAGGACGGCAAAATCGTGGACGTGAAGGTGGAATACCCCACCGACTTTGCTAAGCAAATGCTGGATTACGGTCGCAAATACCGTCTGCTGCCAAACTACAACTAG
- a CDS encoding AMP-binding protein, with product MAAALHTPTLPDSLLLNGREFRYADIQKYPAQAPKDLNGYEARVLDFCRQWLNGTLEFGLRTSGSTGQPQSLTMKRQQLTASARRTGDYFDLGPGDRMLVCLNCEYVGGIMMLVRGFERNMHLTIVEPHADPLALLPQGAEFDFASFVPLQLRAVLEAGHAPRLNRMKGILVGGAAVEKSLEKEIQKLKVPVYLTYGMTETASHIALRRLNGPDVQTTYHVLPGIEVAQDARGCLTVRADVTDNQLITTNDRIQLLDAHTFEWLGRADFVINSGGVKVQAEKVEQVLEVALTELGQGRRAFVAGRPDVRLGEQVTAFLEGTKLTHAQQEHLRTLLSQRLSKYEVPRDFVYVPQFRTTASGKLDRLNTVRSLTAAPSTGGR from the coding sequence ATGGCTGCTGCTCTCCATACTCCTACCCTGCCCGACTCCCTGCTGCTTAATGGCCGCGAATTCCGCTACGCCGATATCCAGAAGTATCCCGCGCAGGCTCCCAAAGACCTCAACGGCTATGAGGCCCGCGTCCTCGACTTTTGCCGGCAGTGGCTCAATGGCACTCTGGAGTTTGGGCTGCGCACTTCCGGCTCCACAGGCCAGCCCCAGTCGCTTACGATGAAGCGGCAGCAGCTGACAGCGTCGGCCCGCCGCACCGGCGACTACTTCGACTTGGGCCCCGGCGACCGGATGCTGGTGTGCCTGAACTGCGAGTATGTAGGCGGCATTATGATGCTGGTGCGCGGTTTCGAGCGGAACATGCACTTGACTATTGTGGAGCCGCACGCCGATCCGCTGGCGTTATTGCCGCAGGGCGCAGAGTTCGATTTTGCCTCTTTTGTACCGCTGCAGCTGCGCGCAGTGCTGGAGGCTGGCCACGCGCCGCGCCTCAACCGCATGAAAGGCATTCTGGTGGGTGGCGCGGCTGTGGAGAAAAGCCTAGAGAAGGAAATTCAGAAGCTGAAGGTGCCGGTGTACCTCACCTACGGCATGACCGAAACTGCCTCGCACATTGCCCTGCGCCGCCTCAATGGCCCCGATGTGCAAACTACCTACCACGTGCTGCCCGGCATAGAGGTAGCACAGGACGCCCGCGGCTGCCTGACAGTGCGCGCCGACGTGACCGACAACCAGCTTATCACCACCAACGACCGGATACAATTGCTCGATGCGCACACGTTTGAGTGGCTGGGCCGCGCCGACTTCGTGATAAACAGCGGCGGCGTGAAGGTGCAAGCCGAGAAAGTGGAACAGGTGCTGGAAGTGGCCCTCACCGAACTAGGCCAGGGCCGCCGGGCCTTTGTGGCCGGCCGCCCCGATGTCCGCCTTGGCGAGCAGGTGACGGCGTTTTTAGAAGGCACCAAGCTGACCCACGCCCAGCAGGAACACCTGCGCACCCTGCTCAGCCAGCGGCTCAGCAAATACGAAGTGCCCCGTGACTTTGTGTACGTGCCCCAGTTTCGTACCACGGCTTCCGGAAAGCTTGACAGGCTGAACACGGTGCGTAGCCTCACAGCCGCCCCCAGCACCGGCGGCCGGTAG
- a CDS encoding DUF6370 family protein, with product MKSLWMLLLLSLPTAATVQAQSTQPVASAPAPDSAKPVLLAEAGCGQCRLGLPGKGCDLAVRLDGKAYFVDGTTIDSHGDAHATDGFCNAIRKAEVQGEVVNNRFRATYFQLLPKPERTR from the coding sequence ATGAAATCTTTGTGGATGCTGCTTCTGCTTAGCTTGCCTACGGCGGCTACCGTACAGGCTCAATCTACCCAACCAGTTGCTAGCGCGCCTGCACCCGATTCGGCCAAACCAGTGCTGCTGGCGGAGGCGGGCTGTGGGCAGTGCCGCCTCGGACTGCCCGGTAAGGGCTGCGACCTGGCGGTACGGCTGGATGGCAAGGCCTACTTCGTGGACGGGACTACTATCGACTCGCACGGCGACGCCCATGCCACTGATGGGTTCTGCAATGCCATCCGCAAGGCGGAGGTGCAGGGCGAAGTGGTGAACAACCGATTTCGAGCCACATATTTTCAACTCCTGCCAAAGCCGGAACGCACCCGATAA
- the menB gene encoding 1,4-dihydroxy-2-naphthoyl-CoA synthase, which translates to MAEQLTWTPIKEFREILFTQAGGIAKISINRPQVHNAFTPLTVQEMIEAMDICRNRTDIGVIILTGEGGKAFCSGGDQSVRGHGGYIGEDTVPRLNVLDLQKMIRSIPKPVVAMVAGWAIGGGHVLHVVCDLSIAADNARFGQTGPNVGSFDGGFGASYLARVVGQKKAREIWFLCDQYDAQEALDMGLVNKVVPLDKLEETTVAWCHKILEKSPLALRMLKSSFNAELDGQAGIQELAGNATLLYYLSEEAKEGKNAFIEKRKPDFSKYPKFP; encoded by the coding sequence ATGGCCGAACAACTTACCTGGACCCCTATCAAGGAGTTCCGCGAAATTCTCTTCACGCAGGCTGGCGGTATCGCCAAAATCAGTATCAACCGCCCGCAGGTGCACAATGCCTTCACCCCGCTCACGGTGCAGGAGATGATTGAAGCCATGGATATCTGCCGCAACCGCACGGATATCGGCGTCATCATTCTCACTGGCGAAGGCGGCAAAGCCTTCTGCTCGGGCGGCGACCAGAGCGTGCGTGGCCACGGCGGCTACATCGGCGAGGACACCGTGCCGCGCCTGAACGTGCTGGATCTGCAGAAAATGATTCGCTCCATCCCGAAGCCGGTGGTAGCCATGGTGGCTGGCTGGGCCATTGGTGGCGGGCACGTGCTGCACGTGGTCTGCGACTTGAGTATTGCCGCCGATAACGCCCGTTTCGGCCAGACTGGCCCGAACGTGGGCTCGTTTGACGGTGGCTTTGGCGCCTCCTACTTGGCCCGCGTGGTAGGCCAGAAGAAGGCCCGCGAAATCTGGTTCCTCTGCGACCAGTACGACGCCCAGGAAGCCCTCGACATGGGTCTAGTGAACAAGGTAGTGCCCCTCGACAAGCTGGAGGAAACCACGGTGGCCTGGTGCCACAAGATTCTGGAGAAAAGCCCCTTGGCCCTGCGCATGCTAAAATCCAGCTTCAACGCGGAGTTGGACGGCCAGGCCGGTATTCAGGAACTGGCTGGCAACGCCACCTTGCTCTACTACCTTTCGGAGGAAGCCAAAGAAGGCAAAAACGCCTTCATCGAGAAGCGCAAGCCCGACTTCTCGAAGTACCCCAAGTTCCCATGA